A region from the Dendropsophus ebraccatus isolate aDenEbr1 chromosome 1, aDenEbr1.pat, whole genome shotgun sequence genome encodes:
- the DUT gene encoding deoxyuridine 5'-triphosphate nucleotidohydrolase, mitochondrial isoform X2, translating into MPPVSSPAKRAKEGDGSAAVLRFAKLSEHASTPTRGSARAAGYDLYSAYDYMIEPQGKAIVKTDIQICVPSGCYGRVAPRSGLAAKNFIDVGAGVIDEDYRGNVGVVLFNFGKEPFTVKKGDRVAQLICERIFYPELEELKALDDTERGAGGFGSTGQN; encoded by the exons ATGCCGCCTGTATCATCTCCCGCCAAACGTGCAAAAGAAGGGGACGGCTCCGCTGCGGTACTGCGCTTCGCCAAGCTGTCTGAACATGCGTCTACTCCTACCAGAGGCTCAGCCCGGGCTGCCGGCTACGACCTGTACAG TGCCTACGACTATATGATTGAACCACAAGGTAAAGCCATAGTGAAAACTGACATCCAGATCTGTGTTCCCAGTGGATGCTATGGGAGAGTCG CACCACGATCTGGTTTGGCAGCAAAAAACTTCATTGATGTTGGAG CTGGTGTTATAGATGAAGACTACAGAGGAAATGTTGGTGTGGTGTTGTTTAATTTTGGGAAGGAGCCTTTTACTG TTAAAAAAGGCGACAGAGTAGCTCAGTTGATTTGTGAACGAATATTCTATCCTGAACTCGAAGAACTAAAA GCTCTAGATGATACTGAGCGAGGTGCTGGTGGTTTTGGATCAACTGGTCAAAATTAA
- the DUT gene encoding deoxyuridine 5'-triphosphate nucleotidohydrolase, mitochondrial isoform X1 — protein sequence MSAAALCVMSAATLGALPLIVGRLCRRWTTTRCLRHPFRVYSKQEGDGSAAVLRFAKLSEHASTPTRGSARAAGYDLYSAYDYMIEPQGKAIVKTDIQICVPSGCYGRVAPRSGLAAKNFIDVGAGVIDEDYRGNVGVVLFNFGKEPFTVKKGDRVAQLICERIFYPELEELKALDDTERGAGGFGSTGQN from the exons ATGTCGGCCGCTGCATTGTGCGTCATGTCTGCGGCCACATTGGGCGCTTTGCCTCTGATCGTAGGGCGGCTGTGTAGACGCTGGACTACAACCCGCTGTCTCCGTCACCCTTTTCGGGTGTACAGTAAGCAAG AAGGGGACGGCTCCGCTGCGGTACTGCGCTTCGCCAAGCTGTCTGAACATGCGTCTACTCCTACCAGAGGCTCAGCCCGGGCTGCCGGCTACGACCTGTACAG TGCCTACGACTATATGATTGAACCACAAGGTAAAGCCATAGTGAAAACTGACATCCAGATCTGTGTTCCCAGTGGATGCTATGGGAGAGTCG CACCACGATCTGGTTTGGCAGCAAAAAACTTCATTGATGTTGGAG CTGGTGTTATAGATGAAGACTACAGAGGAAATGTTGGTGTGGTGTTGTTTAATTTTGGGAAGGAGCCTTTTACTG TTAAAAAAGGCGACAGAGTAGCTCAGTTGATTTGTGAACGAATATTCTATCCTGAACTCGAAGAACTAAAA GCTCTAGATGATACTGAGCGAGGTGCTGGTGGTTTTGGATCAACTGGTCAAAATTAA